Below is a genomic region from Miscanthus floridulus cultivar M001 chromosome 1, ASM1932011v1, whole genome shotgun sequence.
AAATAACGGCAGTTCACCTTACACAAATTTTCCGTTGTCATCGAGTGGAAGCTGACTTGAGACATTGATATTAACCTGTAAACCCTACATAGAATGCATATTTACTCCAAATACTGTATTTCCGCGTAGCGGAAGCATGCTTTCACTTCCGCATAACATTGAGGATACTAGCAGTAGCAGAGAAACgatttttgatccacttcgaaatttggcttttagtctcggtatttttcgcgtccgggactagagaaacctttagtttcggttggtagctccaatcgGAACTAAAGGTTCCtgtccaacggctactgcggcaggcgtttgctgcaggggatctttagtcccggttggagctactaaTCGGGACTAAAAGTtaatttttactcccggttggtccctccaatcgGGAgtaagtctactcccggctggaggctccgtccgggactagaaagtgacatttagtcctggttgctgtttccaatcgggactaaaggtcccctcctatataaaGAACCGTCCTGTCCGCTGAGCACGGGTGTCTTCTCCGTCTACATAGGTGATGAACTTGTGCAGCTTTTCATCTTCTCTCCCGTTATCATCTGCTAATCTCTAGTTTTTCCCATCTGTATATATCTAAAATATACTTTTGGTCTTGTAGAAGCTGTGATCTTGTGGATGTGGAATCGGAAGCCACAACCGAGGCAAATCAATCAGCCAGGTGAAGATTCATCCATCTTGTGGTGGTGATTCATGCAGATCTAGTCTGTGCGGAAGAAGGTTCAGGCACAGCAACCCCTGCAGCCGCCAGAGAAGACATTTCCATTTTTCCCTTTCCATTGATTTTTGTAAGAATAAATTCATGCAGAGATGCGGTGAATCCATCTGGTTCTTGCTAGTTAGTGCTTCCTTTCTTTAGTATATATGAATAAATCATTGCAGGTGCTTCGTTTCTTTAATCTAGACAAGATTGCTATCGAATAGACAATTTTTTTGTTAACTAATATATAGGAAATCTTTAGATTTGGCATGTGGTGTTAGAATTTTTTTGTTGTTGACAAAATTAACTCATACGGTACATTTGTATTCCAAGCTATTTTAGTTTATTATATTACtaatttcatctttcttttgaacaTTTGCATGTGTTATTTTGACTATCTGATCATGAAGAATGGAAGGCAAGGACTGTCTCGTCATGAAGAATGGAAGGCCGGCTGTTGATTTTGTAGTGACTGGCTATTCATTTTGTAAAAGCTAAAAACTGATAGTATATTGCTCTAGTGTTACTGTTTTAGTAAACATTATTAAGCTTCTCGTGTGCTTGTGATGATTATTCAAATATTTCCTAGTGAGAATGTATACGGGACATTTTGACTAATATGCGGCTGCAATCCAAATAACTACCACAACTTTTTATCTAACATTTATAACAATAAACCAAACAACAACCATATtataacaaaaaaacaaaaaaacagctACCATATTATAACatttataacaaaaaaaaaactaacaacaaagaaaacctttagtctcggttgataataccaaccgggactaaaggtggacctttaatCCCGGAtgaaaaaccgggactaaagaagaaGCCCTTTAGTCCTGAATTTGTGCTCCCGGTtagaaaaccgggactgaagaggTTTCCCAACCGAAAATACAGCTtgtttttgtgagaattttgggTGTGCAGCTGACACCGGAAACTTTCCCTTATTCCAGTtcagtttagtttttttttccctACAGGTGGCTTAATTACAACGCCCATATGGGCAGATATTGTATGATAATTGTGCCGAACCATGCCATCTTGCCAACGCCCACTGGATCCAACAGTCCCCATTCCTGGTTGGCTTTGACAAGTGCGTTTGAATTGCGTACAGCTAAAAAAAAATCCATTCCAATGTTTCTACATCATTGATCATTACATAATTTATTTACATCTACATGACTACATTGCAACTTCCCCCATACATCACACATTGTACGTCACAGGAAATCCCAGACAGGAATGGTGTACTGGCCTTGATCCGTGGTCTGGTGGCCCAGTTGAGGATTGCTGCTAAGAAACTGGAGTGATTGAATGTCTGGAGGTGGAGCCTGCAGTAAGAAAGATTTGACTTGTCAGAAAATCCAGTAGCGCAATCCACTTGTTACAAGTTACAACTGGTATTTAATAAGTTCATGCGACATTTTACTGATCTCAGCGATTTAAGTGACATCGAAATGCAAGTTTCCCTATATACAAACTTGTTCTGAAGGGGAATGTGCGGCGGCATTATCAATGCCGAGAAATATGTTAACTAGCAGAATTATAGGGCTCTCAGAGACATGGAGTAGCATCCAACAGGAATTACCTGTGTAATTGGAGGACCACTATGAAAGGGTGGTGGTTGTAAATGAGGCTGCTGAAGATGTGTTGATTCTTGAATCTAACGACATGTTAAATTGCAGCCCGTGAGGGAAAAAAGTATATAATTCTATTTTACTTCAACAAGTCATGATTTTCCAAGTTACCTGCCCAAATGGTGACATGCCTGGGAATCCTTGTAGAGAACCAAGACCAAACTGCTGTGCAACATAAGGGGCCTATATTTGCACAGGTATAATATACATCACGTCTGTTCCTCGATACATATGGGGAAAAAAAAGCAGAAAGGATACCAAATTTACCTGCATCATATGGCTTGGTGCAAGAAACTGATTTGTTGGAGTTCTTAAATGATTTTGGATATCATTTGACACTGCAGGAGGATCAACCCTGAGTGGAATTTCAATCTCCTCAGGTTCCAGCAGACCTGCAACAGGTTAATCCGATAAAGTACTGATCATATAAAATCAAATACCGGAGCAGTGCAGGTGATGAACAAACCTTGTCtaccctttttctttttgtttggatcAAGAGGACTTTGTTGCTGACGGCGCACCTCTGTATTTTTAATTTTCTTACCAGTTGCTCTGCGATGTTCACTGCTGCTGACCTCACTATTAAGCAGATTTGGCTGATTGCCTTTCAGGACAGCACTTAAGGAAGATTTATCATGCAACTTTGCTTGCAAAAGTACCTCCACTTGTTCAACAAGCTGTTCATATTGGCTCTCCAGGAATGCATAAGCTTCAACGCTTTCTGAAGCTTTTGCTGCAATTTTATACAAATTCCGGTATAATGTGTTGTACCGTTTTGACAATGAAAACTTGGGACCTTCATCTATGGCGGCAAAACCATAGTTCTCTGGAGATTCACTCTGAGCGTCTTTTCTCCATCTTTTCAGGATATAGTGTGGTGGAAGTTCTTTAATATTTCTGAGATCAAGAATTTTCAATACATGGCAACAAAGAAGACCCATGAATTCAAACTTCTTACAACTACAAACAACCATACATTCTGTTGAATCAAATCTAACAAATTGACCCCGAGGCCTGTCTTTGACAGTTACCTGGTACTCAGATATTGGTCCAATCTCGCCACAGCTATAGACCATGCACTTTGAGATCTGTTCATATTCCATCCTGAACATTTCAAAAAGTGTTGGAGTATATGAATTGGCAGCTTGCCAAAGCAGATGAAGTGGTGCTACTCTTTGTGCTATTTGAGCCCCAAGGTAGTCGGCTTGTTGTTCAGCTAGGCGTTTCTCCTCCAAAAACTTATCATAATTGTTGAAGAAGTTTTGAAGATCTATTTGTGGTTTAAGATCTGTCAGGATGGTATCCGTGTTATCACTCCTTAGTGTGGTTGCAATATCAGCACAGAATGTATCACATCCATATGGCAAAGCCCATCTTTCTCTATCCTCATACAATTTACAGAGCCATTCATTATCCTTTATATTGTATTTCTCTGAAAGGATTTCCCAGCTCGAATAGAAGTCATCCTCCTCACATTCATACAGCCACCTACTAAAATCTGATGCAAAAGTCTCCGAGCTTTGGAAGGTATCCCTCAATAACTCAGTAGCATTCAGATACAGATGCAGTAGTGAGAAGCGGTGGGTGGTCCCAGGCCAAGAAGAAGAAACTGCATCACTAAGTGCAGCAGACTGATCAGTCAAAACTGTTTTTGGTTGCTTTCCACTCATAGCAGATTTGAAGGTCTCAAACAACCATCTAAAGGATTGGACTGAGTCATCATAAATCAGCGCTGAACCAAATATTATCAGCTGCTTATGATGATTAACACCAGTAAATAACAGCAGAGGTCTCCCATAGTCACTTGTGCAATATCTTGTGTCAACACACACTACATCACCAAAGTAGTTATAATCCATTATTGATTTAGCATCAGCCCAGAACACGTTTGCAAACTGATCATCTTCATCTACTTGAATGGCGTAAAAGAAAGAAGGATTCTCGCCTTTCATCCTATGTAAATATTCACAGATGGCCTGGGTATCACCTAATTGCATATCTTTTGTATGTTTTGTCCTTGTGTAATTTTTATACTCATTTGGTATCAAAACAACTTTTGGTGGATCAGGAGGCTGTTGTACCTTTGCTAATAACTTTTGTGACTTCAAAATCTGAATGTCAATCAAGGgagtttcaagatcatgattaTGATCAGCCACAAACTCAGTCACTACATATTTTGCACTTGCTGTGATCTTAATAGTCATGTGTGCCTGGCAACCAGTTCTTGTTTCTGGTCTTGGTTTCTTTGATTCGATAGAAGCACTTTTTGGACGAAATCCCTCCTTGGAACAAACATATGCTCGAGATTTTGTAACATTCTTTGCTGTTTTGTCCAACCAGCCTTTTCGGACACTGAACCCTGCAGTTCCAGCATAGTTGACATAGAATTCATAAGCCTTATCCTCATTCAAAAAAACCATCCCAACCTTTGGTTCTCCCCCAGGTCCAGGGACTACTTCAATTTCTGGATCtggttctgcttccattgttttGTCTTCTTTGCTCTCCGCCTGGACAAGGGGAAATCCTGAGTGTTTAATTGAATATAACATATGCAATTGAAGCTGTTCATAGGTTGTATTacttaaaaaaatattattctagacTTTTCTGTTACTAAACAAAATTTAGACACTGCAAACTTAAGAGGCATCTCCTATGCAGCACCTGTAGATTCTCTCTAAAAAGAAagttactccctccatactaaaaaataaagtcgttttggacagcgacacggtctccaaagcataactttgactacttatttttataaagatatttatcaaaaagtgatatatgtaaatttttgtgaaagtatttttcaagacaaatctatacatatggttttcacatttccaaactcaacaacttaaaagttattcatgatttatattcccaatgtttgacccaagccttgtccaaaacgacttcattttttagtatggagggagtacacaactAATGGGATGCTTGGTTCAAGGAATTAACCCATCCTTGATGGGATGGTCCACCATAGGAACCAAGTGGTGATAGATCAATGCATGTGATTCCTTAAAGCAACCAAGTGGGTAGGTTGGAGTTAGGATACATCGCCACTTCTTCCTCAAACAAAATAAGTCTATACATCTCTACCGGATCTTACCTTCTCCATTTTGAGATTTTGCTTCTCAAGACGTTTGGAACGCCTTTCTGAAGGCAGCTGTGAAGGCTGCAGAGCACAAGAGTACGAGAACATAAGAATAACAAGATAATTGTCATATGAAAACTGTTCATTTGCAGTGAAAGTGGAAACCATAACAAATAAAAGGGAATCAAGCTAGTGCCTACCAATTAAGAGAATTTCGACCAATTCATCAGATaaaacaataacaaagacctggcAGGTTAAGTTAATAGATTAGAAATATGTGAGCCTACAGCCACAGTAGCATAACCAGTTAGAAGTAACCCTCCAGAATTCAGATTTAGTAAATTAAGCAAAGGCCCAACAAGAAGAGTTACAAGATACATACTTTTTACACACAAGAGTAAAAGCACAACCAAAAAAAACCCGAGACTGGTAgaagcatgcaaagggccatgaAGATAACACCACTTTCTGTAGAAATGAACTGGTATGCAAATGAGGTAATCAGGTAACGGTACATATTTTCTTGCCACATAACAATATACAACACAGGAGgagggagtaaataggaaactagagttatggtggcagacccttgagtctaaaggttttatattaagcagaactaaaaccgaatacatgagatgtgactttggtgGAGCtacacaggaggagggagatgtgagtttggaaggtcacgtagtgcctaagaaggatatctTTCGTTAtctaggatcgatgctacagagggatggagatattgatgcagacgttagccatagaatcaaagcagggtggatcaagtggcgacaagcttctggcattctttgtaacaagagggtaccacaaaagctaaaaggcaagttttatagaacggcgattagaccggctatgttttatggagcagaatgttggcctacaaagattcgacatgttcaacaattgaGTGTTGTAAAAATGCGTATGTTgtgatggatttgtggtcacacaagaatggaccgagttaggaacgatgatatacgtgaccgCTTAGGGgtggcaccaattgaagaaaagcttgtccaacattggttgaggtggtttggccatatcCAAAGgcgacctccagaggcaccactgcattgtggagtcctaagccaagctaataatgtgaggagaggtagagaTAGACCGGAATTGAtatggggggaggcaataaaaaaaggtttgaaagcttgggatatacctagagatctatgtttgaataggagtgcttggaaagcagctattgaagtgcctgaaccgtgactaggggctcttggtgggtttcaactctagcctaccccaacttgtttgggactgacaggctttgttgttgttgttgttgtataacaATATACAACACGTTCGGTTATCATTATTTCCTTGAGTGAATATCATTAGGCATAGAGTTTGTGATATTCACTTTGTTTAATGGATCAATAAAGCATGTAACCAGTGTTGTAGCAACAATGCTAAGCATTCAAAATAGGCAACATGGTCAGAAAGTTACCAGCTGTTCTTCACTTGACAGAAATATACCTCCATCACCACGCTTACGCCTTTCAGCCAAAGCTTGTCTTGAAGCAATCTAGAAGGACAGGAGTACGTGACACCACATGGGAGTAAGTGCTTGTAGGGAAAAGAGTGTGCCAACTACTTTAGTATGACTCTTGAACACTTTGAAGTTTCTGATACATCTTTACATGTAAATGCTGATTATTGTCTAAAACAATTCAAGAGATACAAGAAAACTTCAGAGTCGTTTCATCCCAGTCCCTAGACATGTGGCATTCCTGACTTCCACACACTAGCCTTAAGCAGTGAAAGGAAGAAAAACCCATGCATTTCCATGGTGGCATGCCGTTGGCAAGCTTACAAATAGATAACTGTGAAGAGACACCTGacaccccccacccccaccccaccaccaccaccacaaaaaaaaacaccaacccacagaaaggaaagaagaaaagaaaaatctaCATCTGAGATCATCTTGGGGGCTCCATGCTATCAGACAGTTACATATCGTCTTAAATATTGTAAAGTTATATATCATAATATGGCATATTGTTTTGCATATAAGCATATAAACCTCTGCTCTTAACACTGGAATAAGATGTTTTGTTATTTAACTTCTTTCTTTTCGATTCAAAAGATTCACAAATACCAATGAGCCAAGTATTACAATTTCATCAGTTTCCACAATGGCTGCATACATTTTACTCTACAGTATATGTTATCACAATTTATAGTATGCTCATCACAACTGATAGCAAATCTAAGCTGTTTACCTTGGTAGGCCTGCTGGAGGCAGGTCTGCTCTGCCGTTTAGAGCGGTACTTATTGAGTATCTTCTTTCTCTCCTCGTTACTGTACTGCGATGCCCTTACACCAAGCTCCCTCAAGACGCGTGCCTGCAGCGCATCGTCCTCCATAACGGCCTTCCTtggcctccctctccctctcttttcctTCACTTCCACCTCGATCTCCTCTTCCACTCCTTCCTGATCCTCCCCCCCTTCACCCTCTTCGCCGTCACCATCAGAAGCAGCAGAAGCCTCTTCAGCTACCTCCTTCTCTGCCTCAAACCCAACAACAGACTCTTCACCATGCTCCACCGCAGCCTTCTTATTCCTACCCCTCCTGGAACGCTTCCCATTCTGCAGCTCTAGCCCATTCCCAGCACCACCCAACCCAACACCTTTCTCCACTTCAATCACAGGATTGCGGCTCCTTGTCTTATAAGGCTCCCTCTTCCTCTTCcccggagcagcagcagcagaagttccctcctccaccacctcctctgccTCCTTCCCTGCATCCGAATCCTTCCCTTTACTCCTATTCGCATAATTGCCTTTCCAGCAGAGGAACCGTTGCAGGATCTTCTCGCCGTTGCCCACCGAGCGGCGGTTGGAGCCCATGCGCGCCTTGAACCCTAGCCGCTCGCCGTAGACATAATAGAACCCCTTGGCGTCGTCGACGGAGTCGAATTCCATCCCCACCGCCGGCACGGTCGCCGCGACATCCCCGGGGGCGACCTGCAGCTCGTGGCAGTGCTCCACCACCAGCTTGGTCACCTTCCACTTCCCGCCCGCCccgtccttggccaccacctccaTCATCGCCCTGCACCGCTCGCCCGGCTGCCCCACCGGAGAGGCCAGAGCGTCCTCCTCGTCAGCGTCGCCGGCCCGGGGCGGGGGAGGCGGGCCCGTGGCCGCCCCCGCCGAAGCGGCCTCCTGCCCATCAGCGGCGGCGGGCTGGCGGAGCGGCGGGTCGGAGCTCGCCGCCTGTGCCCGCGCGGCGGCCCGATCGACCATGCGGGGTAGGGTTTGGGCGGGATTTGAAATGGCGGGTGTTTGCGCGGCAAGCGAGGCGtgcggaggggaggggagggaggaggtGGGCGCGGGGTTTACGTTGCGATCGGAGGTGGGAGGGGAGATCGGGTGTGGGGAGGAGGCGTCTTGCCTTGGCTGCGGCGGCCGGCGAGCGTGGGATGCGGGGGAGGGCCGGGAGTGGGGGAGTGGCCTGTGGGGATCCGATGGGCGCGCGCCAGAGCTCCGCGCACCGGAGGTCTCTCACTGTGATGTGGGCCTACGAGCGTTATGGCCCGCATGTCATGGTGAGCAGTGTCGTTGGCGTAGAAGGGCACCGATGGGGGTCGTGGCGGCCATTGGATGAGGGAAACAGTGCGGTGCCAGTGAGTGCGCGACGCGTGTGCCGTAGGCCCGTAGCGCGACGGTGCGAGCAAGCGGGGATGGAGTGTCAGGCTGTCCCCGACGTGAGAGCCACTCCGACACCCAAACCTAAAATAAATCTTAACACTAACACAGTACGTATAATCTCCAACAAAGTATCTATATGGAAAACTCATTTTAAATGTTAGA
It encodes:
- the LOC136473059 gene encoding protein FAR1-RELATED SEQUENCE 4-like isoform X1, translated to MVDRAAARAQAASSDPPLRQPAAADGQEAASAGAATGPPPPPRAGDADEEDALASPVGQPGERCRAMMEVVAKDGAGGKWKVTKLVVEHCHELQVAPGDVAATVPAVGMEFDSVDDAKGFYYVYGERLGFKARMGSNRRSVGNGEKILQRFLCWKGNYANRSKGKDSDAGKEAEEVVEEGTSAAAAPGKRKREPYKTRSRNPVIEVEKGVGLGGAGNGLELQNGKRSRRGRNKKAAVEHGEESVVGFEAEKEVAEEASAASDGDGEEGEGGEDQEGVEEEIEVEVKEKRGRGRPRKAVMEDDALQARVLRELGVRASQYSNEERKKILNKYRSKRQSRPASSRPTKIASRQALAERRKRGDGGIFLSSEEQLPSQLPSERRSKRLEKQNLKMEKAESKEDKTMEAEPDPEIEVVPGPGGEPKVGMVFLNEDKAYEFYVNYAGTAGFSVRKGWLDKTAKNVTKSRAYVCSKEGFRPKSASIESKKPRPETRTGCQAHMTIKITASAKYVVTEFVADHNHDLETPLIDIQILKSQKLLAKVQQPPDPPKVVLIPNEYKNYTRTKHTKDMQLGDTQAICEYLHRMKGENPSFFYAIQVDEDDQFANVFWADAKSIMDYNYFGDVVCVDTRYCTSDYGRPLLLFTGVNHHKQLIIFGSALIYDDSVQSFRWLFETFKSAMSGKQPKTVLTDQSAALSDAVSSSWPGTTHRFSLLHLYLNATELLRDTFQSSETFASDFSRWLYECEEDDFYSSWEILSEKYNIKDNEWLCKLYEDRERWALPYGCDTFCADIATTLRSDNTDTILTDLKPQIDLQNFFNNYDKFLEEKRLAEQQADYLGAQIAQRVAPLHLLWQAANSYTPTLFEMFRMEYEQISKCMVYSCGEIGPISEYQVTVKDRPRGQFVRFDSTECMVVCSCKKFEFMGLLCCHVLKILDLRNIKELPPHYILKRWRKDAQSESPENYGFAAIDEGPKFSLSKRYNTLYRNLYKIAAKASESVEAYAFLESQYEQLVEQVEVLLQAKLHDKSSLSAVLKGNQPNLLNSEVSSSEHRRATGKKIKNTEVRRQQQSPLDPNKKKKGRQGLLEPEEIEIPLRVDPPAVSNDIQNHLRTPTNQFLAPSHMMQAPYVAQQFGLGSLQGFPGMSPFGQIQESTHLQQPHLQPPPFHSGPPITQAPPPDIQSLQFLSSNPQLGHQTTDQGQYTIPVWDFL
- the LOC136473059 gene encoding protein FAR1-RELATED SEQUENCE 4-like isoform X2; this translates as MVDRAAARAQAASSDPPLRQPAAADGQEAASAGAATGPPPPPRAGDADEEDALASPVGQPGERCRAMMEVVAKDGAGGKWKVTKLVVEHCHELQVAPGDVAATVPAVGMEFDSVDDAKGFYYVYGERLGFKARMGSNRRSVGNGEKILQRFLCWKGNYANRSKGKDSDAGKEAEEVVEEGTSAAAAPGKRKREPYKTRSRNPVIEVEKGVGLGGAGNGLELQNGKRSRRGRNKKAAVEHGEESVVGFEAEKEVAEEASAASDGDGEEGEGGEDQEGVEEEIEVEVKEKRGRGRPRKAVMEDDALQARVLRELGVRASQYSNEERKKILNKYRSKRQSRPASSRPTKPSQLPSERRSKRLEKQNLKMEKAESKEDKTMEAEPDPEIEVVPGPGGEPKVGMVFLNEDKAYEFYVNYAGTAGFSVRKGWLDKTAKNVTKSRAYVCSKEGFRPKSASIESKKPRPETRTGCQAHMTIKITASAKYVVTEFVADHNHDLETPLIDIQILKSQKLLAKVQQPPDPPKVVLIPNEYKNYTRTKHTKDMQLGDTQAICEYLHRMKGENPSFFYAIQVDEDDQFANVFWADAKSIMDYNYFGDVVCVDTRYCTSDYGRPLLLFTGVNHHKQLIIFGSALIYDDSVQSFRWLFETFKSAMSGKQPKTVLTDQSAALSDAVSSSWPGTTHRFSLLHLYLNATELLRDTFQSSETFASDFSRWLYECEEDDFYSSWEILSEKYNIKDNEWLCKLYEDRERWALPYGCDTFCADIATTLRSDNTDTILTDLKPQIDLQNFFNNYDKFLEEKRLAEQQADYLGAQIAQRVAPLHLLWQAANSYTPTLFEMFRMEYEQISKCMVYSCGEIGPISEYQVTVKDRPRGQFVRFDSTECMVVCSCKKFEFMGLLCCHVLKILDLRNIKELPPHYILKRWRKDAQSESPENYGFAAIDEGPKFSLSKRYNTLYRNLYKIAAKASESVEAYAFLESQYEQLVEQVEVLLQAKLHDKSSLSAVLKGNQPNLLNSEVSSSEHRRATGKKIKNTEVRRQQQSPLDPNKKKKGRQGLLEPEEIEIPLRVDPPAVSNDIQNHLRTPTNQFLAPSHMMQAPYVAQQFGLGSLQGFPGMSPFGQIQESTHLQQPHLQPPPFHSGPPITQAPPPDIQSLQFLSSNPQLGHQTTDQGQYTIPVWDFL